The Helianthus annuus cultivar XRQ/B chromosome 16, HanXRQr2.0-SUNRISE, whole genome shotgun sequence genome includes a window with the following:
- the LOC110879836 gene encoding uncharacterized protein LOC110879836 has protein sequence MFQHLLGKVSHKALDLLHGEAIRRLDVLERFNSSCGCQMWHSCGLPCACRIEKYMREERPIQLEDIDVFWRKLNFQSCKLIDDSLDVVEELDVVRQQLQSHPPAQQKSLLSKIKAVLTPTKSTKKPPVVQQNTRGRPTTKQVQERLDEASRIDEELRRSSFGDANTCFEGSRQSKYDKPRHSSYVPSQASQQSVIRSQKPKATLSRSKSSKKKETRDDHGFPLIIGDEYVGIIERFKSDIPPVFHPYVSCIRDVMPDGHCGFRSVAVGLGMDQSSWGRIRRDLVQEMDQNESIWFPIFEAWAAGYFYTHRQGLIWDSVAGCGENHWMDFPFAGLLIAQTYGIEVHLLTTTMGASSTYFPILSPPANQQPLFITLTHVNENHFIHVKLEGDYPMPPAHGLWLTHRRPHTEQWEDMYLPRLEWYTSIMNPRPRSNPSLNYIDSYTEE, from the exons atgtttcaacacctacttggaaaagtatcccacaaagcccttgacttgttgcatggagaggcaattaggaggctagatgtcttggagcgctttaattcatcatgtggttgccaaATGTGGCACAGCTGTGGGTTGCCCTGTGCTTGTAGGATAGAAAAGTACATGCGTGAAG AGCGTCCGATTCAACTCGAAGACATAGACGTCTTCTGGCGGAAACTTAACttccaaagttgtaaattgatagACGACTCCCTTGACGTGGTCGAAGAGCTAGATGTTGTTAGACAACAATTACAGTCGCACCCTCCAGCTCAGCAAAAAAGCCTGCTTTCAAAGATTAAAGCGGTGTTGACTCCAACGAAATCTACCAAGAAACCACCGGTTGTCCAACAAAATACTCGTGGCCGACCAACAACAAAGCAGGTACAAGAAAGGTTGGACGAGGCCTCTCGTATAGATGAAGAATTGAGGAGAAGCTCCTTCGGTGATGCAAACACGTGCTTTGAAGGTTCACGACAAAGTAAGTACGATAAACCTCGCCACAGCTCGTACGTTCCGTCTCAAGCCTCACAACAGTCGGttataaggtcccaaaaacccaaagcgaccctaagccgttcaaagagttctaagaagaaagagacacgAGATGATCACGGTTTTCCTTTAATCATTGGGGACGAGTACGTGGGAATCATCGAACGGTTTAAGTCTGACATTCCGCCAGTGTTCCATCCGTACGTCTCGTGCATACGAGATGTGATGCCGgacggtcattgtgggtttcgGTCTGTGGCTGTGGGCTTAGGGATGGATCAGAGTTCATGGGGGCGTATTAGAAGGGACCTTGTCCAAGAAATGGATCAGAACGAATCGATCTGGTTCCCAATATTTGAAGCATGGGCTGCAGGTTATTTTTACACGCATCGTCAGGGCCTAATTTGGGATTCAGTGGCCGGTTGTGGGGAGAATCACTGGATGGACTTCCCCTTTGCAGGACTTCTTATTGCACAAACGTACGGTATCGAGGTGCACCTGTTAACGACAACCATGGGTGCGAGTTCCACTTACTTCCCAATACTAAGTCCTCCGGCTAATCAACAACCATTATTCATAACGCTTACACATGTTAACGAGAACCACTTCATACATGTTAAGCTGGAAGGGGATTATCCTATGCCACCAGCACACGGGCTATGGTTGACCCACCGAAGACCCCACACAGAACAATGGGAAGATATGTACTTGCCACGTCTAGAATGGTATACATCGATAATGAATCCTCGACCAAGATCAAACCCCAGTCTTAATTACATAGATAGTTACACGgaagaatga
- the LOC118488394 gene encoding uncharacterized protein LOC118488394 encodes MKLIEQLTAQNMEPRKIFQTIRKQDPDRFHVQKDVQNVVAKIRAEQRQGLTPMQSLENVLMKNDFIYEIREEPGTEIVTEIFFLHRDSRVLWRAFPHVMMIDATYKTNIYNMPFIQIVGMTPTNKSFIIAHAVVSKERGDNFVWVLERVKAMLDECMEPRVILTDRDLALMGACAKVFPDASRLLCRWHIQQNVMKHCKGAFTDDDWKKFLSFWGSLIESPSIPIYDYHLRNMRKRLVECKRSIFIMEDDLMPGDDIHIEPVQQGPRRRQRPPVDTLQGHPYLEFPDGTDAARHCQKLRRMHVGSHASIDWDAMEEIAETPRVRRFIPIDSPWHRLFDLAHTPTYRELLVEFISSFTFHPPGEPVPIPYPGAPPPPEVSFRLAGVQRSMTLAEFAVRCGLYMQEEIETEIYTAGLVVVEKPTLVGFWQVIAGADHWEHDKSKGRVSFVSDPLYRYLHHLLATSISARGYSREWCTTTDLFFLYCLLYRRPCALAHGLAQYFASGHHRQERGFLYGGAYVTVIARSFGLVPHQDPHLRTPAIMPTRMGMQSLWGMRVIKRFPVGPRFKNREGGVWREEDLPEHFEDVHPPADPADVVPVEDPPEDLDGAAAPQPPPPAGAPQFPRHAIRGGVPGAALHPDVRARLDRLDDLVGWLVRAEQDRREREGLPPIPLPPVRAPHQQQQPQQQHQPQQQHQDSDSDLDA; translated from the exons atgaaactgatcgagcagctgacagctcaaaacatggagccgcgcaaaatatttcaaacgataaggaagcagGACCCCGACAGGTTTCATGTTCAGAAAGACGTTCAAAACGTTGTAGCGAAGATTAGAGCCGAACAAAGACAAGGATTGACTCCCATGCAGTCACTAGAAAATGTGCTGATGAAGAACGACTTTATTTACGAGATCCGGGAAGAACCCGGAACAGAGATCGTAACAGAGATCTTCTTTCTTCATCGGGACTCGAGAGTCTtgtggcgtgcattcccccaCGTCATGATGATCGATGCAACGTACAAGACAAACATATACAATATGCCCTTTATCCAGATTGTTGGTATGACGCCTACCAACAAATCGTTTATTATCGCGCATGCCGTTGTTAGTAAAGAACGGGGTGATAACTTTGTGTGGGTGCTTGAGAGGGTTAAGGCAATGTTGGATGAATGTATGGAgccacgtgtgattttaacggatAGAGACCTAGCCCTTATGGGCGCGTGTGCTAAAGTATTTCCAGACGCCTCCAGGCTTCTTTGCAGGTGGCACATACAACAGAATGTTATGAAGCACTGCAAGGGTGCCTTCACAGACGACGACTGgaagaaatttttgtcattcTGGGGTTCATTGATTGAGTCTCCATCCATACCCATCTACGACTACCACTTGCGCAACATGCGAAAGCGACTTGTGGAGTGCAAACGTTCTA TATTTATTATGGAGGACGATCTGATGCCGGGCGATGACATTCACATAGAGCCGGTTCAGCAGGGTCCACGACGGAGACAGCGACCGCCTGTGGATACGTTGCAGGGGCATCCCTATCTAGAGTTTCCCGACGGCACTGACGCCGCCCGTCATTGCCAGAAGCTTAGGAGGATGCACGTTGGATCGCATGCATCGATCGACTGGGATGCGATGGAGGAGATTGCTGAGACGCCGAGAGTGCGTCGGTTTATACCTATCGATTCGCCGTGGCATCGTCTTTTTGATTTGGCGCACACGCCGACCTACAGGGAGCTGCTGGTCGAGTTCATTTCGTCATTCACATTTCACCCTCCTGGGGAGCCAGTGCCGATTCCGTACCCAG GTGCTCCCCCTCCGCCTGAGGTTTCTTTCAGGCTTGCTGGCGTTCAGCGTTCGATGACGCTAGCAGAGTTTGCGGTGCGCTGTGGTTTATACATGCAGGAGGAGATCGAGACTGAGATCTACACAGCGGGGCTAGTGGTGGTTGAAAAACCCACTCTTGTTGGGTTTTGGCAGGTGATTGCGGGGGCGGATCATTGGGAGCATGACAAGTCGAAGGGGAGGGTGTCGTTTGTTAGCGACCCACTATACAG GTATCTGCACCATTTGCTCGCCACTTCTATATCAGCGCGCGGCTACAGCCGTGAGTGGTGTACGACCACAGATCTTTTTTTCCTATATTGTTTGTTGTATAGGAGGCCGTGCGCGCTAGCACACGGTCTAGCCCAGTACTTCGCCTCCGGCCATCACCGGCAGGAGCGCGGATTTTTGTATGGCGGGGCGTACGTGACCGTCATTGCCCGTTCATTTGGCCTCGTACCACATCAGGACCCACATCTACGGACGCCGGCCATCATGCCGACGCGGATGGGTATGCAGTCGCTATGGGGGATGAGGGTTATCAAGAGGTTCCCGGTTGGCCCGCGGTTTAAAAACCGCGAGGGGGGCGTATGGAGAGAGGAGGACCTACCAGAGCATTTCGAGGACGTTCATCCTCCTGCAGATCCTGCTGATGTAGTGCCCGTGGAGGACCCTCCGGAGGATCTAGACGGTGCAGCGGCGCCACAGCCACCGCCACCTGCCGGGGCACCTCAGTTTCCACGTCACGCTATTCGAGGTGGTGTCCCAGGAGCTGCACTACATCCGGATGTACGAGCCAGGCTTGACAGGCTCGACGATTTGGTAGGTTGGTTGGTACGGGCGGAGCAggatagacgagagagagagggattacccccgataccgcttccaccggttcgagcaccacatcagcagcagcagccgcagcagcagcaccagccgcagcagcagcatcaggattcagattcggatttggatgcatag